The DNA region AAACGTCGCATGGTATAATTTCCAACTTATAGATGACATATGAAATGCTAATATTTTCCAACTTCTTAATATTtatatggtattaaaaaaaaagacaaaaaaaagctTGTTGCGTGCGTTTTGAAGAAGTTAGTGAATTTGAGTCAACGGTCAAATTTTGAAGTCAGAATTTGTTGAAACTATACTCAGAAAATAAAACACATTATGACTTTAGTACCTGCAATTATAGTATACATGGTTGGTCATGTGCTTCTACTTGATCCATAATTAATGCCATGGCCATCACAACTCGATCATTTCAATGCATGCAATGTGAACTCAATGAAATATCAAAAGAATTTGACTTTTGGTGGTGATTCTGTTATGAGTTTAGTGAAGCCTCTAGGAATTTTGTTTACAGGGTTATTAAGTaacttaaattacaaaaaaaaaataataataaaaagagaacttgaataATTATCGAGTAatcgataatttttttttttttttacagtttctTTCtacaagtttttaaattttgaataattacatgatagttcattatgaatatttatcattggttatgaatattttattttgttaagtttgtttaacatttttatttttatacaatttttattatttatttgccattgtttttataaaaatattttagactACATGAATAAACTCAACTCATTAACTCTGTATTAATTATTGATGCACACAACCACACTCATTTATACAATTTAACCAATCAAATACTTGAATAATCactaactttacaattttttttcttcgtcAAAAGCCTTATAACTGAATTGGCACCTCTCTATGTACAAGTGCTTAGGGTTTAAGGGAGAAAGGGTTCAAGATGTGGAGTTTGTAGCATGTTGACAttgtctctaaaaaaaattacatttttttcttgaatttttctaactttataaaaaaaagtgattataatataataacaatacacacacataacaaACCCTctctatttcctaattattaaattatttaaagatatataatattGATACTATGGGAACCCAAGGACTGAAGATTGGAAGCACTACTATAGCCTTCAGTTGTTCCTCACGAAGAAGCATCCATATCCCGAGGAGGGAGGTTGCTCGAGGAGGGAATGGGAAGTGACAGGGTGTCCTTAGGGAGTATAAGAGATGAAGGTGGGCACCTTAGGGGATAAGCAAGATATTTGTGAGAGGTTTCTTGTAAAGTCTCACATATTCCTCCGCAATAAATGGCTAACAATAGCTTTATCAattgcattaatgaggaagtgacctgaacCGTGGATCCACAACTCAGCagctccttccaccaccttcgCCAAAAGTCTAATGAGACAAGTGTCCTAAGGAGATTGAGGATGATTGAAGATGGAGGGCTAGGATATGAGTGGCCATGGAGTATATAAAGAAAAGGGACTCTTAGATATAAGGGATCCGGAGAGAGATAATCAAAAAGAGAGATCATAACTAGAACAGTaactgagagaaagagaatgaacAGTACTTGTAACAATCAAGAACATTATCCTCGGGCAAGCTTGTAAAAACCATTTATACACTTAAGTTTTAGACTTCTGATTCCTCCTACTCTATCTGTGTTTCAGGTAAAGCCCAAACTTGTTCATCTCACTCTCTTTACAAATATCTATTAATTTGGACTAAGTTTGGGAATATCAATCTTgctattctaagtgggcttggtTGACCCCGATTTTGTGCTCCTACAGATATTGTACacacaaacatacacacacatcattattcacacaaataacattataacaaaaagtaaagCCCACAATCAATATTAACttacacacatataatataaatttataataaagagtGACACTTATAATTCACAAACActtattcttacttttttttttttttgtttgagagagtttcaacctatggcatccACTTCTGATGATAGccttttatcatcagaccaagacactaatcagtttttggtgtagacagaGATTGAACCCCAGGTTTCTTATATAACCATCAATGACTTTACCAGTCGAGCTACCTTGAACCACACACTTGCTCTTACTCTTAGAGTTGGAAATACATGTCAAAGGAGTGTATAAGATTTAAGTTAAAGTATGctcaattatttttaagaattaattaaagttttaaacttcaaaaaagaaatattatatatgtggGGATATAAGACTCATAAAAGTATAGTGGGCCGTGGGTCTTGTTCGGGGATGTTTAGTAGTCCGAGGACAAGGATGAGGTAGAGAAGACATGCGAATCCAAGCGCCGAGGATGAACCACGATTGGGAAAGTTTAGGAAGGTAGTCCGAGAAAGAATACCTCATTGGCTAAGTAAGGCAGAGGTCATGAGGTACGAGTTGCCATCGGGAACAATTTTTCGGAAGATTCTATTGATAAGGATGAGTATCAAAGGAGCATAGGATAAATAAGAGTTGAGAAATATCAAAGGAAAAACTGCTtccaccgcattgaatactctgcagCTAACCCTttggtcgcattaatgtggaggtgatacgtGAACAGTGACCAACGGCCTTACAACTACACTAgaagacttcaagaagatgCTGAGAGGACAAGAATGAGGACCATTAGCTTGCCCTACAGATGGATggtggagatgaagaagaatatagtatataatagagaaagaagtcCCTGATGAGGGATCTATcgaaaaaggagagagagaaaaatactaTAGCATCAGGAACAGGATTTGtaaccaaaatcaaaagaagcatatatataagatttagtCTCCTCGAACTGTGCTAAAGACAATTTACTTCGTGTGAAACAatcatattcttgttttcttttcatctggGCTCATTGTAGTTATTTTTCCGATTCATTAAAGCCTACTTTTCCAGCCcattctctataaatttattgtactgaGTTTTTTGGGCCTAGATCCTTTACCATTTAGGATAAGAACCAAAAATagtccttacaatatatatataatttattttttgaagtcagggggttcatttgaacccctgaACAAAGTGTACCACCTGCCCTTGTAAAAAGTTGCCGTTAGTTGAAGTGCATAGAtacaaatataagaaaagaaaacatcCATATAAAGCAACTAGCCTCATCGTGagattaaacttttttttttttctattgtcataattttcctttaaatttttttttttggataagtttgttttgaagataTAGATTAGTAGGAGAATGTCCTATTTTATAGACATTTTAAGTGAAGTTGGGACATATTTTTCTACcatatcaatcatttttttttcttccacatcaagaaaaaatgattttctttcatACAAATAAAACCTAGACGAAGTCAAATTAAGAATTTGAGCCAATTTCTAACAAAATccatatgttgatttttggatATCTAAGACAAATATAGCCTACATAGGGcactaattttgttttattttaaaaattgacatcATCCATCATTCCATTCAAGATGCATGCACTTACAAATCAAATGGTTGGTGGGATCATGGTTCGAAAGCAATGGTTTTTTATGATCCTCAATTTTCATAAGAAAGGGGCTTATTCGATGTATTACACCTATTAATTCATTGACAAAAATTTCGCCATTTAAAATCATGTTTATCAAGAGAGGACTCTTTATTCTCCCGAGTTTCATTTTTGAGTTGCAACATTAGTATATTTTCATCATTATATTCTTAATTCTTCATCTTTTATAAGTTGgtcttttttattcaaattattttatgtggAATGATCAAGGTCATTATGAAGATTTTTTTAGGGAAGATAACTCTTGGTGAATTTTCCTAAAGACGATgataagggtctgtttggtaccCCATCCCaaactcatatttttatattttaaacaactttacacacattttcacacactttttcatccacacaaatttcaaaaaactacaaaaatctcatctcaaactactctaccaaacatcCCCATCTTATTTTGTCATAtaatctttgaattttttttttttttttgggtggagaAAGTATAATCTTTGAATGTTGAAGTTTCTCATTTGTATATCATAAAATTTCATCCATCAAAAAGTGAGTCCACATGATTGCATCTTCAAGTTGCTCCAAATTGACTGCATTTTCTTTAATGTGCATTAAAGTGCacgaattgaaaattttaagaatctTTCTATgtttcagagaaaaaaaaaagtctttctATATCTTTTTTATGCTACCATGTGGTTGCCAAAATATGTTTTCCCACAAATTTTCCTCAAGCAAAATTGGTGTTCTTGATTGGGATCTCAATTAAGAGGACTTTGGAAGTACAATGACaataacaagaataatacaaataGAATAATActagaaattaataaatataaataaatgtcaATCATTAATCAAAGACGATAACGCAAAAGATTTTGAGAGTAGTCTCCTATGGTGGCTCCAGAAATTTTGTTTAGGGGGattattaagaaattttaatagaaagagaacttgaatatattgaattatcaacaaaaaaaataattatattattattattattattattattattattattattattattattattattattattattataaggaCCTCATTTGGTGCCCAAACTTAAAGGGAAAAAGATTTAGGCtcaaaaaacccaatacaataagtttatagagagtgggctgGAAAACCAAGTTCTAATGAATCAGATCATAATTGTAATGAGCCTAGATGAAAAGAGAACAAGAATAAAATGGTTTTGCTCAAGTAAATCGTCATCGGCATAGTCCAAGAAGACTAGatcttatatatgtttcttttgaatttggctACAAGTCCAGTTCTTGGTGCTACAAtggttttctctctaattttagATCCCTTTGTCTCTAGAGGGttccttacattatatagctTCCCTTAGATGATCTTGGtcctccatttgttgatcattcAGGCCATTACTTGAGTACCTTTCCTATTAGACACATTCTCAATCTCCTTGTGAGTCGCGGCAGCCAAGACAATACTGTTTAaaggtcttctccacataaatgtaGCCAGGAGGTTTGGTGGAACGCATTAAATGTAACTGTAGCCACCATCCCTTCAGTCATGTCAGTGCTAGCCCATTCCCCAAAACTTTTTCTCTACAATACGACCTCCTTAGATGACGTGCTATTGACGTGACTTTACTGTCTGAAGGCGTGGCCTCCTCAGCATGATAATGGCCATTCTCGGCCATGGGTACAACACGTGGCGCAATTACCTTATTGGAATTCTTATACCCACAATTATTATACACTGCgtgtaaaaatatgttttgCACACAATCTCATtcattcatacataaaattaaatacTATGTGTTTACTTAACCAATTAAATGCTTGaacaatcactaactttacaattttttcttgaattttacgaactttataacaaaaaattattatgataacaatacacacacatgtaaaaaaaaaaaaaaaaaccctctctatttcctaattattaaattatataaagttatattatatttacatTGTACATACAAACATTCACACACATTGTTACAAAAAGTAATGTACACAATCAATAAtagacacactcacacacacgtaatataaatttataaaaaaagaattacattTACAATTCATAAATACTTACTCTTTACTCTTAGAGTACAAATTACTTGTAATAAGGGTGTGCAAGATTTAAGTTAGGgtatgcaaaaaaataattttaagaataaattaaagtatttaactaacaaaaaatgtattttatataaatattttttgtaaagtcagggggttcatttgaaccctgAATAGGGGGTAGTGCCGCCTAATCTCAATTGCAATACAATTagttactttatatatatatgacctcAACCTTATCAAGAGTAGTCTTGATAAAAATCTATTATAAATGAGTAAAATGTCTAATTAagttaaactaatttttttctcaaaaataaaagttaaactAATTACCTACCACCGCATACccttggtgcagtggtcactcctcaagtataaatacttgtggggtgtgggggggggAGGGTaagggctggggttcaagtctccaggagggagcttcacacacatatacacttagattaggatagagtaaaaattctatcttgtatcaaaaaaaagaagaagttaggcttactcctaaaataaaagaatataactGGTTGAGAATCCTTCTTTATATATGGGtagtcttcttccttttatacaCAAAGAAATATGGTTTTCTCCCCTCTTATATAACAACTCCCTGATATTAGgatgcaattaatttttttcttattatgcAAATGCAATCactctaacaaaaaaatatttttaagaataaattaaagtattaaactaacaatttttattttattttataaaaattgttttttgaagtcaggggggttcatttgaaccccctaaaTAGATTGTAGCACCGCCCCTAGTAATCTCAATTGCAATACAATTagttactttatatatatatgacctcATCGAGAGAGTAGTCTCGataaaaatctaatataaatgAGTAAAATGTCTAATTAAGTTAAACTgattttttctaaaagaaaaaagttgaacTAATTCCCTACAggaatttccaaaaaaaaaaaaaactattcctAATAGGCTTActcctaaaataaaagaatataactGGTTTATTTGTGGTCGAGAATCCTTCTTTATATATGGGTGGTCTTCTTCCatttatacacaaaaaaatagagttttccCCCCCTCTTATATAACTACTACACATATTAggatacaattttatttatttattatgcaaATGAAATCACTCTTCAGGAAAAGGAGTtaggtttttaactttttataacTAATTCTCATAATCCTTTAGTTTCTTAATCGTTTCCCttatggcatgtttggatgtttaaaaaaggagggggagtagagtagagggaaggggagtaattcaattaccttgtttgagagttttttgaggaaggagggggaggggtttggagaggtttgaaggggtttcaactacctccaaccccctcatttttaattctcccaaattggagagatttagagggagagtagagcacataaaattattgataaagtaaattacctaatttacccttattatatttataaaattacaatgttaaaaacaaggggaaggactaattactcccttctcccttactaattataaaaacatccaaacaaggtggagggtaatcattctcctctactttcctctccactactcccctcccctctactctcctccctctctaaactcccaaacaggccattaaatGACACATGACATAATTGTTAAAAAGTATGATTATGACATAATTCTtaatcataatttaaaaaaaaaaagacgaaaGAGTTTGTTGTTGGCCTATTAATTGTATGGTCAATGTACttctgatattttttttttatggtatttactatttattgCATGATTAAGTTTTAGATTATTCATTGCTTTGAGAACTTAATTGGTTACATTTGAaactttttgtttgattttggcTATTTTTGTTTGACAATCTAGTCATTTACTTTGAAAAGAAATTAGGAGTACAAAAACAAATTACTAGAtgatactatttattttttgagaaactactAGATGATACTAGATGGAGTTCATAACTAAGATAGATCGTTATTAATTATAGCTTTGATGGGAGATATTAAGTACTTTTTTTGcgaaatatttttgtatatgtcAATAATAACTTTTGTATATTCATTATAGTTTTAAAAAGACATACtcattattcattaaaaaaaaaaaaagacatactCATTAGAGTGAGGATTGGATTGACATGGTAAACCCTAGTGGGGTAGATGGATGTAAATGTACTTCGCTATAGAGAAAAAGCTAACTTGGTCAAATGTTCCTTTGCATGCGATCATCTTGTGCCATGGTCGAGTTGTCACGTCACTAGGTCGACATGTTGTGTTATTAAATTTGATATTATCTTAAACTGAGGTGATAGATCATCAGTCTCCTTATCAAATTATTCTtcatttgttatatattttatcaaaactttaaaaatgaaataataaatttcaaatgctATCATGTATGCATTACCAAAAGTTAGTCCTAATAAGATGTCTCGGAGATCAATAAGAAGGGATTATTTGATTCAATTCTCTAACACAAGTAAGACCTTGGAATGGAAAGACCAACAATGGCTAGATGACATAAAGATCTTAACACCTACTTGCAATATCAACCAAATCtggaatttagattttatagtcCAAACTCAAGAGTAAGAAGAGATCCAAAACATATATTAgttaattcattttattttctcacaatccAAACATTCCAAAGAAACAATTAAATCACGACTTGTAGTTTTCATATTTATAACACAAAGGAGGATAACATTGGTCAAGATGTTGATCGATCCACTTGTATGTTGTGTGATGCGGCAGTGGATTGGTTGTGACTTATGAAGATGGTTGCCGTGACAAAGATTTAGGTCTCGATGGTGCAACGGTGGCATGGTAGAGAAAGAAGattgaaaattgatttttttccaacttttttcctatcttaatacaattttttgtatattaaagatatttatcttattttttatatatgtaaaatcaAAAGAATAGCAAAACAACATTGGATTTTATAAAGGGATTTGAATGAATAGTTATGGAAGGATTacattgaataaaaatgaaatttataataCTAAAATGAACGAATCAAAAGTTACTACATTACAttgaatttatataatttatatttaagccaaaaaaatatttagtgtgAAATGGAACTTGAATTCTAATTCTAATTAGATTAAGATTAAGAAGAAGATGGTCTCAACCTCAATTTGGGCTAAAAAATCGATGTAGTAGAGAGAGACCATCCAGGCAAGATGATGGAGAGATCCAATAAAGCCCAGGCCCAAGATCAATGTGAAGCCGTAGTTGGTTCGTTTCATTACAACAAAAAATGGTAATAAATCAAAAAGGTtcagatattaaattattaGCATCAATCTTCAGATCAGAATCCAGAAATGCGATTAGGATAGTGATAGTCATTAGTGATAGTCAGACCCCCCCAACATGTTCAAGCCACGTGCACCGCATTATCCTTAGAAACGTTCTCAGCCGTCCGTTCCGCGCTTTTGATTCCGGtatatattctctctctctctctctctctctctctctctctctctctctctcattaaacaaaaaaatttaaaaaaaaaatacaaaagaaaacgaAATATAACAACTAATAGattcttattgatttttatcAAACCATTCTATTAACTTGGTTGGAATgaaatttaagttatttatgTATAGTTTAAAATGTGACATTTTATCTACTGAgatttgattaaaatttaagttgcttatTTATGTTATGAAATATTATGATACAAGTGTTTCACtggattcttttttatattatttgatcttatatttttatgttcttgaaagagagaaacataaaagtggagcaaaattatatatttaatcatGTTTTTAATAGATGTGGGTTACGAAAATCTAAATGAATTAACCTTAAATGGgcaaagtgtcaaatttcaaatcacaaataaataacttaaatttcGGCCAGACTATAGGTGAGAAATCTATCACATTagtaatttataagaaaaaaaattgtaatttttgtatttttcttgcgAGTTGTGAGTAGTAAAATTATAGACCACATACACCTAACACTTTAATTCTACCATTCACAACCTACCACGTAAACAAATTACAGCGGGGTAAAAGTTGTGGTGAGTATTACTTAATACTTAtctgaaaaaaaataaggaacaaaaatgaaaaatcctCTTGCTAACATACACTTTCATGACAAACAACACAcccagaaagaaaaagaaaaggaaaagaaaaacaacaaaagtaaaagtaaaGGAGGAGCTTCCTTTATCCCTTTCACTCCACAccaaaaatctatattttccggtaaaatgaaaaaaggtaacttttttgttttgttttgtttttttttttttttggagggtaaaatggtcaaaatTGGTTGTTAAAGTTAAACATTCTCTGTTACACACTGCTATTTTTCTCTTTCGCTCACTCTCCAACACTTCCGGATATCAtcaacaattggtatcaatCGATCGATCCCTAGGGTTCtctctttgaattttattttctgtttggCTGCCGGGAAAATTTAATCAgaagtttatctatttttatgttgtttggttttggaatttttaGTTGATTGaattttctcggcaaccaaacaggGGTGTAGGGTGTAGgatttttgtttcttgcttgttaatttttttttgtgtgtgtatttgttgGATTAGCAATGGCGGACAAGGAGATTCTCATCAATGGCGCTGAGTCGGATCAGACGGGGGAGAGTTTCTACGATCTCGATCAacgcggcggcggcggcggcgatGGCGGAGCTGGAGGCAGCGATTACGACGCTAGGGTTTCGGAGCTGAACTGGAAGATCGAGTGTTTGGAGCGCGAGAAGGTTGAGTTGGCGAGCGAGAATTCGGAAAGCAAGGAGCGAATCAAGAAGCTGAGTTTGGAGATCGGAGAGCTTCGAAGCGACAACGCGTCGAAGGAGGAAAAGCTCGGAGAGATGGCGAGGGAGATCGAGCGGTCCAGAGAGGAGCTGAAGGCTTTGGAGTCGGTGGCGAGGAGAGCGGTGGAGCTCGAGACCGATGTTTCGAGGATGCAGCACGATTTGATTTCGTCGATGAGCGAAGGCGAGGAGGCGAACAAGGAAGCGAGTGAATTGAAGAGGGCTTTGGgagagaagggagagagagttgagaggtTGGAGAGAGAGGTGGAGAGTTTGAGGAAGGAGAAGTTGATAAGTGAGAAGAGAGTGAGGGAATTGGAGAGGAAAGTTGGGGTTTTGGAAATGAAGGAAGTTGAGGAGAAGAGTAAGAGAGTTAGGATTGAGGAGGAGATGAGGGATAAGAttgatgagaaagagagggagattGGTGGGTTTAGGAAGAAAGTTCAGGAATTGGAGTCTGTGGTGGCGAAAAGTGAGGCTGAATTGGAGAAATGGGTGAGGGAGAAATTGGGTTTGGAGGAGTCGTTGAGGAAGTCTGATGAGAAGGCGAAAGTGACGGAATCCATGATGTTGGGATTGAAGAAGGAAGTGGAAGAGGCCGAGAAGGTGATCAGCGGGTTGAAGGAGAAGGCGGCT from Castanea sativa cultivar Marrone di Chiusa Pesio chromosome 6, ASM4071231v1 includes:
- the LOC142639306 gene encoding peroxisomal and mitochondrial division factor 2-like isoform X2, whose protein sequence is MADKEILINGAESDQTGESFYDLDQRGGGGGDGGAGGSDYDARVSELNWKIECLEREKVELASENSESKERIKKLSLEIGELRSDNASKEEKLGEMAREIERSREELKALESVARRAVELETDVSRMQHDLISSMSEGEEANKEASELKRALGEKGERVERLEREVESLRKEKLISEKRVRELERKVGVLEMKEVEEKSKRVRIEEEMRDKIDEKEREIGGFRKKVQELESVVAKSEAELEKWVREKLGLEESLRKSDEKAKVTESMMLGLKKEVEEAEKVISGLKEKAAEAINGSVNGVREFVVEGEKKSGLKLDWPVVAGSSVAIASAAAAAAYVVYARRR
- the LOC142639306 gene encoding peroxisomal and mitochondrial division factor 2-like isoform X1; translated protein: MKKAMADKEILINGAESDQTGESFYDLDQRGGGGGDGGAGGSDYDARVSELNWKIECLEREKVELASENSESKERIKKLSLEIGELRSDNASKEEKLGEMAREIERSREELKALESVARRAVELETDVSRMQHDLISSMSEGEEANKEASELKRALGEKGERVERLEREVESLRKEKLISEKRVRELERKVGVLEMKEVEEKSKRVRIEEEMRDKIDEKEREIGGFRKKVQELESVVAKSEAELEKWVREKLGLEESLRKSDEKAKVTESMMLGLKKEVEEAEKVISGLKEKAAEAINGSVNGVREFVVEGEKKSGLKLDWPVVAGSSVAIASAAAAAAYVVYARRR